The DNA window ACCAGACCCTCGAAGAGACCCTCGCCGACTACCACGGCCCCCGCGAGACGGTGCAGTCGCTGATCCAGCTCGCCCTGCGCGGCGGCGGACCCGACAACATCACCTGCATCGTCGCCGACGTCCTCGACACCGACAGCGGGGACACCCTCGCCGCCCAGGTCAGCGACACCCCGGTTGTCGTCGGCGCGGTCGCCGAGAACCAGCACCAGCTCTTCGACGGCGGCAACGCCATGCAGACCCCGGCCGGCCGCGCCTCGGGCCTCGGCCGCCAGGCCGGCCCGCCCGCCGGCGCCTTCGGGCCCCCCGGCAGCGGCGAGGCGAACGGCTACGGCTACTCCGACCAGGGCCAGGGCGGCGGCGCGTACGGCAGCTTCGGCGAAGCCGAGGCCTACGACGGCGACGCCGAGTACGAGGACACGTACGACCACCCCCGCAGGCACCGCGGCAAAGGGCGCAAGTGGGCCACCCGCACCCTGACCCTGCTCCTGGTCGCCGGCGTCGTCGGCGGCGGCCTCTACGCGGGCTGGCGCTGGACCCAGACCCAGTACTACGTGGGCGTCAAGGGCGAGCACGTCGCGCTCTTCCGCGGCATCAGCCAGAAGCTCGGGCCTTTGGAGCTCTCCAAGGTGCATACCGACCGCCCCGACATCGAACTGAAGTACCTCCCGCCCTTCAAGCTCAAGCAGGTCGAGGCCACCATCAGCGAGGGCAGCCTCGACGGTGCCCGCGAGAAGCTCGACGACCTCGGCGTCCAGGTCTCGGCCTGCAAGAAGGACGAGGAACGCCGGGCCGCCGAGGCGCAGAACCAGACACCCGGCTCCACTCTGACTCCCGCGGAGCAGCAAGTGGTCAGCCTGTGCGGAAAGCAGTAGACACCCGCGGGCGCAGGGGGCCTGCCACACCATGAGCGTTGTCACCAACACGACCACCATCGGCGCCATCGAGCTGCCGAGCCGGCGGAACACCGAGCTGATGCTGCTCGGCTTCGCCGTGGTCATCCCGATCTTCGCCTACGCCAACGTGGGCCTCGCGATCAACGGCAGCCTGCCGCCCGGCATGGTGCTCTACGGCCTCGGCCTCGGCGCCCTCGCCGGGGTCGCGCACCTCGTCGTACGCCGGTACGCCAAGTACGCCGACCCGCTGCTGCTGCCGCTGGCGACCCTGCTCAACGGGCTCGGCCTGGTGCTGATCTGGCGGCTCGACCAGTCCGATCGGCTGCAGAACCTCGCCAAGCGCTCGTACGGCGCGTTCTCCCCCTCCGCGCCCAACCAGATGCTCTACACGGCGCTGGCCATCGCCCTCTTCGCGGGCGTCCTGCTGGTGCTCAAGGACCACCGCGTCCTGCAGCGGTTCACCTACATCTCGATGGTCGCGGCCTTGGTGCTGCTCCTCCTGCCGCTCGTCCCCGGCCTCGGCGCGGACGTCTTCGGCGCCAAGATCTGGATCCGCGTCGCCGGATTCTCCATCCAGCCCGGTGAGTTCGCGAAGATCGTCCTCGCGGTGTTCTTCGCCGGCTACCTGATGGTCAAGCGCGACGCCCTGGCCCTGGCCTCCCGCCGGTTCATGGGCCTCTACCTGCCGCGCGGCCGCGACCTCGGCCCGATCCTGGTGATCTGGGCGATGAGCCTGCTCATCCTGATCTTCGAGAACGACCTCGGTTCCTCGCTGCTGTTCTTCGGCATGTTCGTGATCATGCTGTACGTGGCCACCGAGCGGACCAGCTGGATCGTCATCGGCCTGCTGATGTCGGTCGGCGGCGCTGTCGTGGTCGCCTCCTTCTCCAGCCACGTCGGGGCCCGCGTCAGCGCCTGGCTCGATCCCTTCGGCTGCTGGCAGCGGAACGGCGCCGACGCCGGTGCCTGCGAGCAGATCGCCCAGTCGATCATGAGCTTCGGCTCGGGCGGGGTCCTCGGCGCGGGCTGGGGACAGGGCAATTCCGACCTCATCGGCTTCGCCGCCAACTCCGACTTCATCTTCTCCACCGTCGGCGAGGAACTGGGCCTCACGGGCGTGATGGCCTTCCTGCTGATCTACGGGCTCATCATCGAGCGGGGCGTCCGCACCGCGCTCGCCGCCCGCGACCCCTTCGGCAAGCTCTTCGCCATCGGCCTGTCCGGCGCCTTCGCCCTGCAGATCTTCGTCGTCGCCGGCGGGGTCATGGGCCTCATCCCCCTCACCGGCATGACGATGCCCTTCCTCGCGTCCGGCGGCTCCTCCGTCCTCGCGAACTGGATCCTCATCGCCGTACTCATCCGGATCAGCGACACCGCACGCCGACCTGCCCCGGCTCCCGCCCCGTCCCCCGACGCCGAGATGACCCAGGTGGTCCGCCCGTCATGAACAAGCCCCTGCGCCGCATCTCGCTGTTCTGCGGGCTGCTCGTCCTCGCCCTGCTGATCCGGACCAACTGGATCCAGTACGTCCAGGCCGAGGACCTCAGCACCCGCAAGGAGAACCGCCGGGTCCAGATCGCCCAGTACGCCACCGAGCGCGGCAACATCATCGTGGCGGGCCAGCCCATCACCGGCTCCGCGGTCACCGACGGCAGCGACTACAAGTTCAAGCGGACCTACACGGACGGCCCCCTGTGGGCCCCCGTCACCGGCTACGCCTCGCAGGCCTTCGGCTCCACCCAGCTCGAATCGCTCGAGGACGGCATCCTCACCGGCAACGACGACCGGCTGTTCTTCGACCGCACCATCGGCATGTTCACCGGGGAGAAGAAGCAGGGCGGCAACGTCGTCACCACGCTCAACCCCGAGGCCCAGAAGGCCGCCTTCAAGGCGCTCGGCAACAACAAGGGGGCCGCCGCCGCGATCGACCCGCGCACCGGCGCCGTCCTCGCCCTCGTCTCCACCCCCTCGTACGACCCCTCCCGCTTCGCCGGCAACTCCAAGGACGACGAGAAGGCCTGGGTCGAGCTCAAGGACAGCGAGGACAAGAACCTCGTCAACCGCGCCCTGCGCGAGACCTACCCGCCGGGCTCCACCTTCAAGGTGGTCACCGCGGCCGCCGCCCTCGAACACGGCGTGGTCAAGGAGATCAACGACCCGACGGACACCCCGGACCCGTACTTCCTGCCCGGCACCAAGACCGAGATGGTCAACCACGCCAGCGGCTGCAAGGAGGCGAGCCTCAACGAGGCCCTGCGCGTCTCCTGCAACTCCGTCTTCGCGAACCTCGGCGACAAGGTC is part of the Streptomyces subrutilus genome and encodes:
- a CDS encoding PP2C family protein-serine/threonine phosphatase, with protein sequence MSLSLRFAAGSHKGMIREGNEDSGYAGPRLLAIADGMGGQAAGEVASSEVISTLVQLDDDVPGSDILTSLATAVQRANDQLRVMVEEDPQLEGMGTTLTALLWTGQRLGLVHVGDSRAYLLRDGVLTQITQDHTWVQRLVDEGRITEEEATTHPQRSLLMRALGSGDIVEPDLSIREVRAGDRYLICSDGLSGVVSHQTLEETLADYHGPRETVQSLIQLALRGGGPDNITCIVADVLDTDSGDTLAAQVSDTPVVVGAVAENQHQLFDGGNAMQTPAGRASGLGRQAGPPAGAFGPPGSGEANGYGYSDQGQGGGAYGSFGEAEAYDGDAEYEDTYDHPRRHRGKGRKWATRTLTLLLVAGVVGGGLYAGWRWTQTQYYVGVKGEHVALFRGISQKLGPLELSKVHTDRPDIELKYLPPFKLKQVEATISEGSLDGAREKLDDLGVQVSACKKDEERRAAEAQNQTPGSTLTPAEQQVVSLCGKQ
- a CDS encoding FtsW/RodA/SpoVE family cell cycle protein gives rise to the protein MSVVTNTTTIGAIELPSRRNTELMLLGFAVVIPIFAYANVGLAINGSLPPGMVLYGLGLGALAGVAHLVVRRYAKYADPLLLPLATLLNGLGLVLIWRLDQSDRLQNLAKRSYGAFSPSAPNQMLYTALAIALFAGVLLVLKDHRVLQRFTYISMVAALVLLLLPLVPGLGADVFGAKIWIRVAGFSIQPGEFAKIVLAVFFAGYLMVKRDALALASRRFMGLYLPRGRDLGPILVIWAMSLLILIFENDLGSSLLFFGMFVIMLYVATERTSWIVIGLLMSVGGAVVVASFSSHVGARVSAWLDPFGCWQRNGADAGACEQIAQSIMSFGSGGVLGAGWGQGNSDLIGFAANSDFIFSTVGEELGLTGVMAFLLIYGLIIERGVRTALAARDPFGKLFAIGLSGAFALQIFVVAGGVMGLIPLTGMTMPFLASGGSSVLANWILIAVLIRISDTARRPAPAPAPSPDAEMTQVVRPS
- a CDS encoding peptidoglycan D,D-transpeptidase FtsI family protein yields the protein MNKPLRRISLFCGLLVLALLIRTNWIQYVQAEDLSTRKENRRVQIAQYATERGNIIVAGQPITGSAVTDGSDYKFKRTYTDGPLWAPVTGYASQAFGSTQLESLEDGILTGNDDRLFFDRTIGMFTGEKKQGGNVVTTLNPEAQKAAFKALGNNKGAAAAIDPRTGAVLALVSTPSYDPSRFAGNSKDDEKAWVELKDSEDKNLVNRALRETYPPGSTFKVVTAAAALEHGVVKEINDPTDTPDPYFLPGTKTEMVNHASGCKEASLNEALRVSCNSVFANLGDKVTRDKMVETAEKFGFNNDKIDIPVRAFASVYDKKMGKDGNAQSSIGQFNTAATPLQMAMVTAAIANDGKLMKPYMVDHVTSPNLDIIEKHSAQEMSRPLSAANAQKVQEMMVNVVDKGTGTKAKINNVKVGGKTGTAQHGEGNKKRPYAWFISYAENPDGTSPVAVAVVIEDSEADREDISGGGLAAPVAKAVMEAVLKTQG